A genomic segment from Malaclemys terrapin pileata isolate rMalTer1 chromosome 1, rMalTer1.hap1, whole genome shotgun sequence encodes:
- the GGA1 gene encoding ADP-ribosylation factor-binding protein GGA1: MEPDALESWINRATNPLNKDLDWDSINAFCEQLNKELEGPPLATRLLAHKIQSPQEWEAIQALTVLETCMKNCGKRFHDEVGKFRFLNELIKVVSPKYLGSRTPEKVKLKILELMYSWTLGLPQEVKITEAYQMLKKQGIVKCDPKLPDEAPLPLPPPRPKNIIFDDEEKSKMLARLLKSSHSEDLRAANKLIKEMVQEDQKRMEKISKRTNAIEEVNNNVKLLTEMVTNYSKGETTESSEDLMKELYQRCERMRPMLFRLASDTEDNDEALAEILQANDNLTQVINLYKQLVRGEEINGETVAGPLRGSTSALLDLSGLDMPAPGPSYPALPTLLGGSMLPVPDPASAVSLLDDELMSLGLNDLAPQAGDSSGWNSFQDSSEPSLPSIPAAPALKAEAGTPAPGPSPVTSGLDDLDLLGKTLLQQSLPPESQQVRWEKQPAPRLTLRDLQNKTSSGTSVTATSSTPTLLRNISSSPAAPLPPPLEQPAAATLPRTTPTPAGAMPPPLGLPTPTSPQEISLANITVPLESIKPSSILPVTVYDQHGFRVLFHFARDSLPERPDMLVVVISMLSTAPLPIRNIVFQSAVPKVMKVKLQPPSGTELPAFNPIVHPTAITQVLLLANPQKEKVRLRYKLTFTMGEQTYNEMGDVDQFPPPESWGSL; this comes from the exons ACAGGGCTACGAATCCTCTCAACAAGGATCTGGACTGGGACAGCATCAATGCTTTCTGTGAACAGCTGAATAAGGAGCTAGAAGG TCCCCCGCTTGCCACCCGACTTTTAGCTCACAAGATCCAGTCTCCGCAGGAATGGGAAGCCATCCAGGCCTTAACG GTGCTAGAGACCTGCATGAAGAACTGCGGCAAGCGCTTCCACGACGAGGTGGGCAAGTTCCGCTTCCTCAACGAGCTCATCAAGGTGGTGTCGCCCAAG TATCTAGGCAGCCGGACTCCTGAGAAGGTGAAGTTGAAAATCCTGGAGCTGATGTACAGCTGGACGCTGGGGCTGCCTCAGGAAGTGAAGATCACAGAGGCCTATCAGATGCTGAAGAAACAAG GAATCGTGAAGTGTGACCCGAAGCTGCCGGACGAGGCTCCcttgcccctgcctcccccccggcCCAAGAACATCATCTTTGATGACGAGGAGAAGTCCAAG ATGCTGGCTCGCCTTCTGAAAAGCTCCCATTCTGAGGACCTCCGGGCTGCCAACAAGCTCATCAAGGAAAtggttcaggag GACCAGAAGCGAATGGAGAAGATCTCCAAGCGTACGAACGCCATCGAGGAGGTGAACAACAACGTGAAGCTGCTGACGGAGATGGTAACCAACTACAGCAAAGGGGAGACGACGGAGAGCAGCGAGGACCTCATGAAG gAGCTGTACCAGCGCTGCGAGCGCATGAGGCCCATGCTCTTCCGGCTCGCCAGCGACACAGAGGACAACGACGAGGCGCTAG CGGAAATCCTGCAGGCCAATGACAACCTGACCCAGGTGATCAACCTGTACAAGCAGCTCGTGAGAGGAGAGGAGATCAATGGAGAGACTGTGGCTGGCCCCCTCCGAG GCAGCACCTCAGCACTCCTGGACCTGTCGGGACTGGACATGCCAGCGCCGGGCCCCTCCTACCCAGCCTTACCCACCCTGTTGGGTGGCTCCATGCTCCCTGTGCCTGACCCAGCCAGCGCCGTCTCCCTGCTGGATGACGAGCTCATGTCTCTcg GACTGAATGACCTGGCCCCCCAGGCTGGGGACAGTAGTGGCTGGAACAGTTTCCAG GATAGCAGTGAGCCCAGCTTGCCCTCCATCCCAGCTGCTCCAGCACTTAAAGCAGAGGCAGGAACACCCGCCCCGGGCCCTTCCCCTGTCACCAGTGGCCTGGATGACCTGGATCTGCTGGGGAAGACTCTGTTACAACAGTCCCTGCCTCCAGAGTCGCAGCAAGTCCGATG GGAGAAGCAGCCAGCCCCCCGGCTCACATTACGGGACCTCCAGAACAAGACAAGCTCTGGCACCTCAGTgactgccaccagcagcacccccaccctgctccggaACATCTCCTcgagccctgcagcccccctacCACCTCCTTTGGAGCAGCCTGCCGCTGCCACGCTTCCGAGAACCACTCCCACGCCAGCCGGAGCTATGCCGCCCCCACTGGGGCTCCCCACTCCCACGTCCCCCCAGGAGATCTCGCTGGCGAACATCACAGTGCCTCTGGAGTCCATCAAACCGA gcagCATCCTGCCAGTGACGGTCTACGACCAGCACGGCTTCCGGGTCCTCTTCCACTTCGCCCGAGACTCTCTGCCCGAGCGGCCTGACATGCTGGTGGTGGTGATCTCCATGCTCagcacagccccgctgcccatcCGCAACATTGTCTTTCAGTCTGCCGTCCCCAAG GTGATGAAGGTCAAGCTACAGCCGCCCTCGGGGACAGAGCTCCCGGCGTTTAACCCCATCGTCCACCCGACTGCCATCACCCAAGTCCTGCTGCTCGCCAACCCGCAGAAG GAGAAAGTGAGACTACGATACAAGCTGACCTTCACCATGGGGGAGCAAACCTACAATGAAATGGGGGATGTGGACCAGTTCCCCCCTCCAGAGTCCTGGGGCAGCCTCTAG